From Scomber japonicus isolate fScoJap1 chromosome 22, fScoJap1.pri, whole genome shotgun sequence, one genomic window encodes:
- the fis1 gene encoding mitochondrial fission 1 protein yields the protein MEAVLSDVVAPEDLLKFEKKYNNELVKGAVSKETKFEYAWCLIRSKYTDDIRKGTVLLGELVQKASKEDSRDFLFYLAVANYRLKEYEKALKYIRTLLKNEPGNKQALEMEKLIDKALKKDGLVGMAIVGGIGLGVAGLAGLIGLAVSKGAAKS from the exons ATGGAGGCCGTGCTAAGTGATGTGGTAGCTCCTGAAGACCTTTTA AAATTTGAGAAGAAGTACAACAATGAGCTGGTGAAGGGAGCTGTGTCCAAAGAAACAAAGTTTGAATATGCTTGGTGTCTGATCAGGAGCAAATACACAGATGATATCAGGAAGGGAACTGTTCTCTTGGGAG AGCTTGTTCAGAAAGCATCGAAGGAAGACTCCCGCGACTTCCTGTTCTACCTTGCAGTGGCCAACTACAGACTCAAA GAATATGAAAAGGCGCTGAAATACATCCGAACTCTTCTAAAGAACGAGCCGGGGAACAAGCAGGCTCTGGAGATGGAGAAACTCATCGACAAGGCTCTAAAGAAAG ATGGCTTGGTCGGCATGGCGATCGTCGGGGGAATCGGTCTCGGCGTGGCCGGCCTAGCGGGCCTCATCGGCTTGGCCGTGTCGAAGGGAGCTGCCAAATCCTAA
- the zgc:103586 gene encoding zgc:103586 — translation MTDKVKELVSKCLQARDMAYCPYSRFPVGAAILTTDGAIITGCNVENASYGLTVCAERTAIQRAVVEGHRQFTAIAVTCDIKDRFVGPCGACRQVLMEFGSEWIVYLTKPDGSYKQTSLNELLPLAFTPAHLNN, via the exons ATGACAG ATAAGGTAAAAGAGCTCGTTTCCAAGTGCCTGCAGGCCCGGGACATGGCATACTGCCCCTACAGCCGCTTCCCTGTCGGTGCTGCCATACTGACAACAGATGGCGCTATAATCACAG GCTGTAATGTGGAGAACGCTTCCTACGGTCTGACAGTGTGTGCTGAGCGGACGGCCATCCAGAGGGCCGTGGTGGAGGGACACAGGCAATTCACTGCCATCGCTGTCACATG TGACATCAAAGACCGCTTCGTCGGGCCGTGTGGAGCATGTCGACAGGTTCTTATGGAG TTTGGATCAGAGTGGATTGTATACCTGACCAAGCCGGACGGATCTTACAAACAGACCAGCCTTAATGAACTGTTGCCACTCGCCTTTACCCCAGCTCACCTGAACAACTGA